The Polyangium spumosum genome includes a window with the following:
- the holA gene encoding DNA polymerase III subunit delta has translation MTPEQAIQEATKGTLRPVYLVVGEERYLADKVVHALRDATMLGGIAGFNEDKFTAGEASVDAILSAAKQVPMMAKRRFVLGRGLERWEKKGESDDDEGGRGASEGKRGAKELGPLDALAEYAKAPASTTVLVLSATKLHAQRKLVTAAKKEDFLVHCEPVSRKALPTVVRQMAKERGHDISPDVADHLAEIAGPELGYVADAMERLSLFVGEGKPITEDAVVTMVMKVRPSSVWDLVDALTRRRLDKALAVLADVVDTKDGGLPLLGLIASNVRKMVKMDAALRAGSSVNEAAARAGLPPFKAQETAQTLKSLPRGMLVSWVRLLAEADRALKGSKRSPQAVLETMVIAMCR, from the coding sequence GTGACGCCCGAGCAAGCCATCCAGGAAGCCACGAAGGGGACCTTGCGGCCCGTCTACCTCGTGGTCGGCGAGGAGCGGTACCTCGCCGACAAGGTCGTGCACGCCCTCCGGGACGCGACGATGCTCGGCGGCATCGCGGGCTTCAACGAGGACAAGTTCACGGCCGGCGAGGCGAGCGTGGACGCGATCCTCTCGGCCGCGAAGCAGGTGCCGATGATGGCCAAGCGGAGGTTCGTCCTCGGGCGGGGCCTCGAGCGCTGGGAGAAGAAGGGCGAGAGCGACGACGACGAGGGCGGCAGGGGCGCCTCCGAGGGCAAACGCGGGGCGAAGGAGCTCGGCCCGCTCGACGCGCTCGCCGAGTACGCCAAGGCGCCCGCCTCGACGACGGTGCTCGTCCTGTCGGCGACGAAGCTGCACGCGCAACGCAAGCTCGTGACCGCGGCGAAGAAGGAGGATTTCCTCGTCCACTGCGAGCCCGTGAGCCGCAAGGCCCTGCCGACCGTGGTGCGGCAGATGGCCAAGGAGCGGGGGCACGACATCTCGCCGGACGTGGCCGATCACCTGGCCGAGATCGCCGGGCCGGAGCTCGGGTACGTGGCGGACGCGATGGAGCGGCTCAGCCTGTTCGTCGGCGAAGGCAAGCCGATCACGGAGGACGCGGTCGTGACGATGGTCATGAAGGTCCGGCCGAGCTCGGTGTGGGACCTCGTGGACGCGCTGACGCGGCGGCGGCTCGACAAGGCGCTCGCGGTGCTCGCGGACGTGGTGGACACGAAGGACGGCGGGCTGCCGCTGCTCGGGCTCATCGCGTCGAACGTGCGGAAGATGGTGAAGATGGACGCGGCGCTGCGGGCGGGATCAAGCGTGAACGAGGCGGCCGCGCGCGCGGGGCTGCCGCCGTTCAAGGCGCAGGAGACGGCGCAGACGTTGAAATCGCTGCCGCGGGGGATGCTCGTCTCGTGGGTGCGGCTGCTCGCGGAGGCGGATCGAGCGCTCAAGGGCTCGAAGCGCTCGCCGCAGGCCGTGCTGGAGACGATGGTGATCGCGATGTGCCGGTAG
- a CDS encoding lysophospholipid acyltransferase family protein, which produces MKAKLVSLWNWFEIFSVVAVSTGAVAVVFVLTTPFDRVRKVTGRFFRICGTMLIRLNPLWSAKVTGWKRPKGSGPFIVVANHQSIADIPAISYLPWEMKWLSKESNFKVPGLGWMMTMAGDIPLRRGEKESAKSAMERCKWYLDRGMSVMIFPEGTRSADGEIKPFKDGAFRLALETGVPILPVVVAGTRHAIPKNSWVFGVKCQARIEVLPPVEVKGLTMDDLDALRDRVRGDISAAFERLGKWMPTLPTEESPESNDAPAAQAAIAPPPA; this is translated from the coding sequence ATGAAGGCCAAGCTCGTCTCGCTCTGGAACTGGTTCGAGATCTTTTCTGTCGTGGCGGTGTCGACCGGCGCCGTCGCGGTGGTGTTTGTCTTGACCACACCCTTCGACCGCGTACGAAAAGTCACGGGGCGGTTCTTCCGTATTTGCGGGACGATGCTCATCCGCTTGAACCCGCTCTGGAGCGCGAAGGTCACGGGCTGGAAGAGGCCCAAGGGCAGCGGGCCTTTCATCGTCGTCGCCAATCACCAGTCGATCGCCGACATCCCGGCGATCAGCTATTTGCCTTGGGAGATGAAATGGCTCTCGAAGGAGAGCAATTTCAAGGTCCCAGGCCTCGGCTGGATGATGACCATGGCCGGCGACATCCCGCTCCGCCGCGGCGAGAAGGAGAGCGCGAAATCGGCGATGGAGCGCTGCAAATGGTACCTCGACCGCGGGATGAGCGTGATGATCTTCCCCGAAGGCACGCGCTCCGCCGACGGCGAGATCAAGCCCTTCAAGGACGGCGCCTTCCGCCTCGCCCTCGAGACGGGCGTGCCCATCCTGCCCGTCGTGGTCGCCGGCACGCGCCACGCGATCCCCAAAAACTCCTGGGTCTTCGGGGTGAAATGCCAGGCCCGCATCGAGGTCCTGCCGCCCGTCGAGGTGAAAGGTTTGACGATGGACGACCTCGACGCCCTGCGCGACCGCGTGCGCGGCGATATCTCGGCGGCCTTCGAGCGGCTCGGCAAGTGGATGCCCACGCTGCCCACGGAGGAGAGCCCCGAGAGCAACGACGCGCCAGCGGCACAGGCCGCCATCGCGCCTCCGCCCGCCTGA
- the glmU gene encoding bifunctional UDP-N-acetylglucosamine diphosphorylase/glucosamine-1-phosphate N-acetyltransferase GlmU, with protein sequence MTTQAGSPLTAIVLAAGQGTRMKSARPKVLHALCGRPMVDYAIESALAAGCGDVVVVVGYGRDELAAHLEEAFGDRVRTAVQEQQRGTGDAVRSALPALDPAAERVLVLCGDTPLLDPAELVRLARSLEGGAPLAMLTAVTEDPTGYGRVLRDAGGNIAAVREHRDATEAERRVREVNTGVYVARASFLRESVAGLQPNNAQGELYLTDIVAIAAKAGGVASARAESAAALVGVNDRAQLAAAEDVLYGRIADRIRRAGATVRATARIDATVVVEPDAVIEHHVVLRGKTRIGANARIDVGSVLTDVEVAPSAVVKPYSVASDATIGENAQIGPFSHLRPESHIEAEAHIGNFVETKKTVVRRGAKANHLAYLGDGDIGEGANIGAGTIFCNYDGFKKHRTEIGPGAFIGSDSQIIAPVRIGAGAYVATGTTVTRDVPDDALAIGRVKQENKEGYASKLKARLKAGSLKKG encoded by the coding sequence ATGACGACCCAAGCCGGATCCCCCCTCACCGCCATCGTCCTCGCCGCCGGGCAAGGCACGCGCATGAAGAGCGCGCGGCCGAAGGTGCTCCACGCGCTCTGCGGCCGGCCGATGGTCGACTACGCGATCGAATCCGCGCTCGCCGCGGGCTGCGGGGACGTCGTGGTCGTCGTGGGTTATGGCCGGGACGAGCTCGCCGCGCACCTCGAAGAGGCGTTCGGCGATCGGGTGCGGACCGCGGTGCAGGAGCAACAACGCGGGACGGGCGACGCGGTGCGGTCGGCCTTGCCGGCGCTCGATCCGGCCGCCGAGCGGGTGCTGGTGCTGTGTGGAGATACGCCGCTGCTCGATCCGGCCGAGCTCGTCCGGCTCGCGCGCTCGCTCGAGGGGGGCGCGCCGCTCGCGATGCTGACGGCGGTGACGGAGGATCCGACGGGGTACGGGCGCGTGCTGCGCGACGCGGGAGGGAACATCGCCGCCGTGCGGGAGCATCGCGACGCGACGGAGGCGGAGAGACGCGTGCGCGAGGTGAACACCGGCGTGTACGTGGCGCGGGCGAGCTTTTTGCGAGAATCGGTGGCGGGGCTTCAACCAAACAATGCGCAAGGCGAGCTTTATTTGACGGATATCGTCGCCATTGCGGCGAAGGCGGGCGGGGTCGCCTCGGCGCGGGCCGAGAGCGCCGCGGCGCTCGTGGGCGTGAACGACAGGGCGCAGCTCGCCGCGGCGGAGGACGTCCTTTACGGGCGCATCGCGGACCGGATCCGGCGCGCGGGCGCGACGGTGCGAGCGACGGCGCGGATCGACGCGACCGTCGTCGTGGAGCCGGACGCGGTGATCGAGCATCACGTGGTCCTGCGCGGAAAAACCCGGATCGGGGCGAACGCGAGGATCGACGTGGGCTCGGTCTTGACGGACGTGGAGGTCGCGCCTTCGGCCGTGGTAAAACCTTATTCGGTCGCGAGCGACGCGACGATCGGCGAGAATGCGCAGATCGGGCCGTTCTCGCACCTGCGACCGGAGAGCCATATCGAGGCCGAGGCGCACATCGGCAATTTCGTCGAGACGAAGAAGACCGTGGTCCGGCGCGGGGCGAAGGCCAATCACCTCGCGTACCTCGGCGACGGCGACATCGGCGAAGGCGCCAACATCGGCGCGGGGACCATCTTCTGCAATTACGACGGGTTCAAGAAGCACCGCACCGAGATCGGCCCGGGCGCCTTCATCGGCAGCGACTCGCAGATCATCGCGCCCGTGCGGATCGGCGCGGGCGCGTACGTGGCGACGGGCACGACGGTCACGCGCGACGTGCCGGACGACGCGCTCGCCATCGGCCGCGTGAAGCAGGAGAACAAAGAGGGCTACGCCTCGAAGCTCAAGGCGAGGCTCAAGGCTGGCTCGTTGAAGAAGGGCTGA